A stretch of Bordetella genomosp. 13 DNA encodes these proteins:
- the petA gene encoding ubiquinol-cytochrome c reductase iron-sulfur subunit: MSQDTLVHDDNGAVDPTLPPDPSRRFWVTTACAAGGVAGVAAAVPFVSTFAPSERARAAGAPVEVDIADLAPGQLRTVEWRGKPVWILRRSEEQIKALASQDAQLADPNSDRPGYTPEYAKNTTRSRKPEIFVCVGICTHLGCSPTPHLETGGAGGMPANWEGGFLCPCHGSTFDLAGRVFRNKPAPDNLEVPPYQYLSDTRIIVGVDEDNKA; encoded by the coding sequence ATGAGTCAGGATACGTTGGTACACGATGACAATGGCGCGGTAGATCCCACTTTGCCGCCCGACCCATCGCGCCGCTTTTGGGTAACAACAGCCTGTGCCGCCGGCGGCGTCGCAGGCGTCGCCGCCGCAGTGCCGTTCGTCAGTACTTTCGCGCCATCCGAGCGGGCCCGCGCGGCGGGCGCCCCGGTCGAAGTCGACATCGCAGACCTCGCTCCCGGGCAGCTGCGAACCGTCGAGTGGCGCGGCAAGCCCGTCTGGATACTGCGCCGCTCCGAAGAGCAGATCAAGGCGCTCGCTTCGCAAGACGCTCAGTTGGCCGATCCCAACTCCGATCGTCCCGGCTACACCCCCGAATACGCCAAGAACACCACCCGCTCGCGCAAACCCGAAATCTTCGTCTGCGTCGGCATCTGTACCCACCTGGGCTGCTCGCCCACCCCCCACCTCGAAACCGGCGGCGCCGGCGGCATGCCCGCCAACTGGGAAGGCGGCTTTCTCTGCCCTTGCCACGGCTCCACCTTCGATCTGGCCGGCCGCGTGTTCCGCAACAAGCCCGCGCCCGACAATCTTGAAGTCCCCCCTTATCAGTACCTGAGCGATACCCGCATCATCGTCGGCGTGGACGAGGACAACAAGGCCTAG